One genomic window of Coffea eugenioides isolate CCC68of chromosome 1, Ceug_1.0, whole genome shotgun sequence includes the following:
- the LOC113772730 gene encoding E3 ubiquitin-protein ligase RNF181-like gives MKEAFKAFTVREEQLDIPLHYLASESVFTESVIYALTSDETLIPFEIDIERTATFAYEFACWMWEELSSIDPASYNILPFTLAIRKEVEVSDGKLKEWNSWYDDKKKNDPNFEKDYKEAISRPRTIEELTYETSARFRATSPSCIRKLEVVRLGEDGSNKSRPICLEDLVLGSEVTRLHCYHVFHGDCIRKWLQESHMCPLCRSQNPCV, from the coding sequence ATGAAAGAAGCATTCAAGGCCTTTACCGTACGTGAGGAACAGCTTGATATTCCCCTGCACTATTTAGCCTCAGAATCAGTCTTCACAGAGAGCGTGATATACGCGCTTACTAGTGATGAAACCTTAATTCCATTCGAAATAGATATCGAACGAACAGCTACTTTTGCTTATGAgtttgcatgttggatgtgggAAGAATTAAGCAGTATCGATCCTGCAAGCTACAATATTCTGCCTTTTACATTAGCTATCAGAAAAGAAGTTGAAGTCTCAGATGGTAAGCTCAAGGAATGGAATTCTTGGTATGATGACAAGAAGAAGAATGATCCCAATTTCGAGAAGGACTACAAAGAAGCAATCAGCAGGCCGCGAACGATTGAAGAATTAACGTACGAAACAAGCGCAAGGTTTAGAGCAACAAGTCCATCATGTATCAGAAAACTGGAGGTGGTCAGGCTAGGGGAAGATGGTTCAAACAAGTCCCGTCCAATTTGCTTGGAAGACCTGGTTCTGGGATCAGAAGTCACTCGTCTGCATTGCTATCATGTCTTCCATGGAGACTGCATTCGGAAGTGGCTACAAGAGAGTCATATGTGCCCCTTGTGTCGTTCTCAAAATCCTTGTGTCTAG